One part of the Aliivibrio fischeri ATCC 7744 = JCM 18803 = DSM 507 genome encodes these proteins:
- a CDS encoding hydrogen peroxide-inducible genes activator, which yields MNKWPSLKQLHYFITLHETRHFGEAAEKCFVSQSTLSKGIQNLEELIGCTLYERDKKTLVFTPVGERVVEQGRELLAKGQDLIELGSLCQGDSMQGQLRVGCIPTIAPFLLCDLVQEVNEKYPQLTLLLREDTTTNLLAALRQGQLDVLILALPVDIAGMESLIVGQDPFKMVISKDQASSISTPIRYDDLPDEFVFLLEKEHCLTEHAVSACKLTKREKINPFTATSLHTLVQMVANGLGTTFIPQMAIKHGLLDNQNLVVVEPPGQEASRDIGLVWRPSSSRLQAFHQLADIVEDIL from the coding sequence ATGAATAAATGGCCCTCATTAAAACAGCTACACTACTTCATTACTCTGCACGAAACGCGTCATTTTGGTGAAGCTGCAGAAAAATGTTTTGTTAGCCAATCAACCCTAAGTAAAGGGATACAAAACCTTGAAGAATTGATCGGTTGTACATTATATGAAAGAGATAAAAAAACACTTGTTTTCACCCCTGTAGGTGAAAGAGTCGTAGAGCAAGGACGAGAATTGTTGGCAAAAGGCCAAGACCTGATTGAGTTAGGGTCTTTATGTCAAGGTGATTCAATGCAAGGTCAATTACGTGTTGGCTGCATACCGACTATTGCGCCTTTTTTATTATGTGATTTAGTGCAAGAGGTGAATGAAAAATACCCTCAACTCACTTTATTACTAAGAGAAGATACGACAACGAATTTATTAGCGGCATTAAGACAAGGGCAATTAGATGTATTGATTCTTGCTCTTCCTGTTGATATTGCAGGAATGGAAAGTCTGATTGTTGGTCAAGATCCATTTAAAATGGTAATTAGCAAAGACCAAGCGAGTTCTATTTCTACGCCTATCCGCTATGATGATTTGCCTGATGAGTTTGTTTTCTTGCTAGAGAAAGAGCATTGTTTAACAGAACATGCTGTTTCAGCGTGTAAGTTAACGAAACGAGAAAAAATTAATCCATTCACAGCGACAAGTTTGCACACATTAGTACAGATGGTTGCTAATGGGTTAGGCACTACTTTTATTCCTCAAATGGCGATTAAGCATGGATTACTCGATAATCAAAACTTAGTTGTCGTTGAGCCGCCAGGCCAAGAAGCATCACGTGATATTGGCTTAGTATGGCGTCCAAGTTCATCTCGTTTACAAGCATTTCATCAGTTAGCTGATATTGTCGAAGATATTTTATAG
- a CDS encoding peroxiredoxin C, with translation MVLVGRQAPDFTAAAVLGNGEIVDNFNFAEFTKGKKAVVFFYPLDFTFVCPSELIAFDNRLEDFQAKGVEVIGVSIDSQFSHNAWRNTAIEDGGIGQVKYPLVADVKHEICKAYDVEHPEAGVAFRGSFLIDADGLVRHQVVNDLPLGRNIDEMLRMVDALNFHEKNGEVCPAQWEEGKAGMDASPKGVASFLSEHADDLSK, from the coding sequence ATGGTACTAGTAGGTCGTCAAGCACCAGACTTTACTGCTGCAGCTGTTCTAGGTAACGGTGAAATCGTTGATAACTTCAACTTCGCAGAATTCACTAAAGGTAAGAAAGCGGTAGTATTTTTCTACCCACTAGACTTCACTTTCGTTTGTCCATCAGAGCTAATCGCTTTTGACAACCGTCTAGAAGATTTCCAAGCGAAAGGCGTTGAAGTAATCGGTGTTTCTATCGATTCTCAATTCTCTCACAACGCATGGCGTAACACTGCTATCGAAGATGGCGGTATCGGTCAAGTTAAGTACCCTCTAGTTGCTGACGTTAAGCACGAAATCTGTAAAGCATACGACGTTGAGCACCCAGAAGCTGGTGTTGCTTTCCGTGGTTCTTTCCTAATCGATGCAGACGGTCTTGTTCGTCACCAAGTAGTTAACGACCTTCCACTAGGCCGTAACATTGACGAAATGCTACGCATGGTAGACGCACTAAACTTCCACGAGAAGAACGGTGAAGTTTGTCCAGCACAATGGGAAGAAGGCAAAGCAGGTATGGACGCATCGCCAAAAGGTGTTGCATCGTTCCTATCTGAACACGCTGACGACCTAAGCAAGTAA